In Microtus ochrogaster isolate Prairie Vole_2 unplaced genomic scaffold, MicOch1.0 UNK21, whole genome shotgun sequence, the genomic window TTCTCAGTACAGAGCTGGCTATACGAAGGGGCTTTGTATTAGCTTCCTTGTAACTACTCTCTTAAAAGGtagcggtgcacgcctttaagcccagtatttatttggcaggcagaggcaggcagatctgagttccaggacaacctgaaCTGTCAGAGAGAAAACCTacctctaaaaaacaaaaacaaaagttattaAAACCCCAAAGCAATTTTTACAGCCCATTTGTGTAAACCTGAGATCATATgtcaagaaaacaatataaatcttcactaatacaaacaaaaaacaaggtaaCTTCTTGAGTTTTGGGATGATTCCAAGTGATAAAGAAAGCATTGGGGCCAGGCAATAGTAACtctacctgtaatctcagcactcaggagacagggtcAAGAGGCTGCAAGCTAAAGTCTGATCTACATAACACATATAACAAGCTCCACACCAGTCAGGGTtgcagagcaagaccctgtcttaaagaaagcGTTTGAATGGGCAAAGCACATTCTGGTTGAGGGCTTTGACACAGGAAAGGACTAAAAGGCAGCAGATTGTAAAACTGCCCAATGTGACCAGGGCCTAATCCCAAAACCTCCCCACACCCACTGACTCACAGGTAAGGCAGGAGGCCTAGCAGCTCTAATGTCAGACAACAAACCTCTGTCTAATTCCTGCTCAGGTTATGCTGGAAGACTGGGACTTGAAAACCTCCATTTATTGATCCTCAAACCCAAAAGAAAGCTCTGCGCAAGAGTTGTGAAGGCCCCTTGGCCTTGCAGCCATAACGGTGTGCACTGACATCAGCTTGCTTCCATTTCTCCAGGCTCCGATTCTGTTTTCTGCGATGCTAAGAGGGCTTCTTGAGCTCTCTTCCTCCGAAGTCTCTCAGCATTTGTGATCATCATTGGATGCAGGGGATAAAAGCCAGAAAGACCTAAAAGCAGCAGGATTTTCTCTGTAATACTGCACATGCCAAGGCTTCCCAGGACTGATTCCCAGGACTGAAATGCAACGCCTGACCCACGGCCCAGACAAGAAATGGGCCAAGCTCACTGTCTGCTTCCTAACACTGATCTCCTtactttaaagggaaaaaaggaaactgaCAAGACAGGCGCCCAAGATACACTAGCTCCATTTTTACCCCCACAACATCCCAGTCACTCCAAGTGTTCCAAAAAACTGGCAATTACATCACCACACCTTCCTCCTATCCGGAGCAGCATGGATGGAGTGAAAATCATCCTTTGTTTCTATTATCCTAGAACTGACTCCGGTATAAAAACCTCTTAAATTATCTAAGCTCAGAGATGTTTTACCCAGAAGTTTCTCCATAGGCTTAGAGAGGTGAGCCCCACAGCCAATCCAATACCGGATCCGGTTCAGGTTGAGGGCAACCAGTTTTTCTCCGTTACTGTTGGGCAGCGGATCGAAGGAGCCCAGCTGCTCCACGAAGCGGCCATCCCTGGGACACTTGTTGTGAGCAGCCACGATGCGGTAAAAGGGCCGGTTGGTGCAGCCACCCAAGGCGAGGCGGATGGTTAGGTGGCCCCCACGGTAAGCTTTGCAAAGAAAGGTTGCTGTAGAGAAATAACTGGTTAGGACGCAAAAACAGCAGACACGAAATAGGTCATATACGGTGAAGGCCCAATTCCTCTTTCTGCAATGTTCTCACTTCCAATCTATTCCGTCCGGCTTAGGTACCAACTTATCTGTAAAACTTTCCCCCTTCAACATTCCATGTCGGACATACCTCCTTTTCCCCAAACGCGGGCAATACCGACCTGCCATTTACTAGGTTGCGACCTTGTACCCTTAGCTGCCCCATCTGCAAAACGACTACTACGACGATTTTTTGGGAAAAACTGAGAAGAGAGCCCGGGCGCGGGAAGAGCACACCTTTAAGCACAAcg contains:
- the Mrps16 gene encoding 28S ribosomal protein S16, mitochondrial; translation: MVHLTTFLCKAYRGGHLTIRLALGGCTNRPFYRIVAAHNKCPRDGRFVEQLGSFDPLPNSNGEKLVALNLNRIRYWIGCGAHLSKPMEKLLGLSGFYPLHPMMITNAERLRRKRAQEALLASQKTESEPGEMEAS